One Maribacter cobaltidurans genomic window carries:
- a CDS encoding ABC transporter ATP-binding protein, which translates to MITIKNLKKSFRTEEVETLALNNVNLKVEDGEFVAIMGPSGCGKSTLLNIIGMLDNPTEGSYNFAGHEVSGLKESQRTQLRKGNLGFVFQSFNLIDELTVYENVELPLIYLKMGKSERKEKVMKVLERMKIAHREKHFPQQLSGGQQQRVAISRAVVTNPKLILADEPTGNLDSKNGIEVMNLLTELNQEGTTIVMVTHSDRDSHYAHRVVNLFDGQIVTESQNRAIGAMM; encoded by the coding sequence AAAAAAGAGTTTTCGCACTGAGGAAGTAGAGACCTTGGCTTTGAACAACGTAAACCTTAAGGTAGAAGATGGCGAGTTTGTGGCCATCATGGGGCCTTCGGGTTGTGGAAAATCCACCTTGTTGAACATCATAGGCATGTTGGACAATCCTACGGAGGGCAGCTATAACTTTGCCGGACATGAAGTTAGCGGACTCAAGGAAAGTCAACGTACCCAATTGCGAAAGGGAAATCTTGGTTTTGTATTCCAGAGCTTTAACCTCATCGATGAGCTAACGGTCTATGAAAATGTGGAACTACCGCTCATCTATTTAAAAATGGGAAAGAGCGAGCGAAAGGAAAAGGTAATGAAAGTGCTGGAACGTATGAAGATTGCGCATCGGGAAAAGCACTTTCCACAGCAATTATCCGGTGGACAACAACAGCGTGTGGCCATTTCCAGAGCGGTGGTCACCAACCCAAAACTCATTCTTGCGGATGAGCCTACGGGTAATTTGGATTCTAAAAACGGTATCGAGGTTATGAACCTTCTGACGGAACTGAACCAAGAAGGAACTACCATCGTCATGGTGACCCACTCCGATAGGGATTCCCATTACGCCCACAGGGTAGTTAACCTGTTTGATGGACAAATTGTTACAGAGAGCCAAAACCGAGCCATTGGAGCCATGATGTAA
- a CDS encoding head GIN domain-containing protein, with amino-acid sequence MKIFKSKIPSLKTISVAFTLLFAITSVSAQSEIDVDPFEKVIISPHIEVTFVEGAKEMVEVHSNTQPLSKLNIEVVGKTLRIYLDGAKTYTESKDVEGDNYDYKVPIYNGTVVKATVTYKNLEELSLRGEEKFICKSTIDQNEFTLKIFGESQVYFNEVKLGDLSTTIYGESFLELKEGSIDSQKITAYGETKVNTLNVNCNKAKITAYGEGSYRLSVKDRLKVTAFGEATIAYEGSPEVKKGLVIGEATIQKMN; translated from the coding sequence ATGAAAATTTTCAAAAGTAAGATCCCATCTCTTAAGACAATCTCAGTTGCATTCACTTTGTTGTTCGCAATTACATCGGTTTCTGCTCAGTCGGAAATAGACGTGGATCCTTTTGAAAAGGTAATCATAAGCCCACATATCGAAGTAACCTTTGTAGAAGGTGCTAAGGAAATGGTAGAAGTACATTCCAACACCCAACCACTTTCAAAACTGAATATTGAAGTAGTTGGTAAAACCCTTCGGATATACCTGGATGGTGCCAAAACCTATACGGAAAGTAAAGACGTAGAGGGTGATAATTATGATTACAAAGTTCCCATCTATAACGGCACAGTGGTCAAGGCAACCGTTACGTATAAAAACCTGGAAGAATTGTCTTTGCGGGGAGAAGAAAAATTCATTTGTAAAAGTACAATCGACCAAAATGAATTTACCCTTAAAATTTTTGGCGAATCTCAAGTGTATTTTAACGAAGTCAAATTAGGTGACTTGTCCACGACCATTTATGGAGAAAGTTTTCTTGAACTTAAGGAAGGTAGTATTGATAGCCAAAAAATTACCGCTTATGGAGAAACCAAGGTAAACACCTTGAATGTTAATTGCAACAAAGCAAAAATAACGGCCTACGGTGAAGGTAGTTATCGACTTTCGGTAAAGGACCGATTAAAAGTCACCGCCTTTGGCGAAGCTACCATTGCCTATGAAGGTTCGCCCGAAGTAAAAAAGGGATTAGTTATTGGCGAGGCCACCATCCAGAAAATGAATTAG
- a CDS encoding ABC transporter permease — translation MFKNYIKIAWRNFIKGKLYSFINLSGLTIGMTSFILIALFVQYEISYDKQHEHVDDIYRVISEQPGNIYKGTDLFSGTPFPLGTAMVEDFPEVKAKTAFDLRKNLLSTDEEAFNEKGIFADKGFFDVFTVELISGKGKSALEEPSNILVTESLAKKYFGNQSPLNQNITFDRNTQFTVKGVIADPPKNQHFSYSYIASVSDAPYYSTNKSAWGNNTAVTYVRLESGTEPEELENKLLVYQKNYEEEYAKYGLEPAIFRLQPLKDIHLHSKVNFELEPNGDMNYVYLYSLIALVILSLASINYMNLTTVRAAQRAKEIGITKVLGAKKHQLKAQFLGESFLFTIFSFVLALGLASVLLPLFGQLLGKNIPFQYAGNTWLLFGMFGMAILTGGLSGLYPAVFLSRVSPVKAFKGNFLKNNGRNAWIRKGLVVGQFTAAIVLAIGSLIIYQQLQFTQDKNLGYTKEHIVHVPYSTNEIASNENVIRNELLKNPRIKKVSMSTQIPLNFDNQGPISNWEGNTTKELLGVYRTFVDYDFVDVLGMEIVEGRAFSKDFATDENEGYIINEAAAKALGWKTSVGKEFDEGHVIGVVKDFHIQKFNLAIEPLYMRLRPQWAKNFGEVIMTIDVENFEETKKYITSVLNAAVPLVPFDVKFLDDTYAQLYDSEIRLGSTFNIFTVLALIIASMGMFGLVSHSILQRTKEIGIRKVLGSSTVAIVSLISKDYLRLVVIALLTACPMAYYFMNDWLQGFAYRIEIDWWVFLLVGFMALIIAIVTISFQSIKASLANPVKSLRTE, via the coding sequence ATGTTTAAGAACTACATAAAGATTGCCTGGAGAAATTTTATAAAAGGAAAATTATATTCTTTTATCAATTTATCAGGTTTGACTATTGGAATGACCTCTTTTATTCTGATAGCGCTTTTTGTTCAGTATGAAATCAGTTATGATAAGCAACATGAACATGTAGATGATATTTACCGAGTGATTAGCGAACAACCGGGCAATATATATAAAGGAACCGATTTGTTTTCTGGCACTCCTTTTCCTTTGGGAACCGCTATGGTTGAAGATTTTCCGGAGGTAAAAGCTAAAACAGCCTTTGATTTACGAAAGAATCTGTTGAGTACGGATGAAGAGGCGTTTAATGAAAAAGGTATTTTTGCCGATAAGGGTTTTTTTGATGTATTTACCGTTGAGTTAATTTCAGGAAAGGGGAAATCAGCTTTGGAGGAACCATCCAATATTCTTGTCACCGAAAGTTTAGCCAAAAAGTATTTTGGAAATCAATCTCCATTAAACCAGAACATTACTTTTGATCGGAATACCCAATTTACGGTTAAAGGCGTTATTGCCGACCCGCCTAAAAATCAACATTTCAGCTACTCCTATATTGCTTCCGTCAGTGACGCCCCATACTATTCGACCAATAAAAGCGCATGGGGAAATAATACGGCCGTCACTTATGTCAGATTGGAGAGCGGAACAGAGCCCGAAGAATTGGAAAATAAGCTTTTGGTGTACCAAAAGAATTATGAGGAAGAATATGCGAAGTATGGTCTTGAACCCGCTATTTTTAGGCTGCAACCTTTAAAGGATATTCATCTCCACTCCAAAGTAAATTTTGAACTGGAACCTAATGGAGATATGAACTATGTTTACCTCTATAGCTTGATCGCCTTGGTAATTTTATCATTGGCGTCCATTAATTATATGAATTTGACTACCGTAAGGGCGGCACAAAGAGCGAAGGAAATTGGAATAACCAAGGTTTTGGGAGCCAAAAAACATCAACTTAAAGCTCAATTCTTGGGCGAATCATTTCTTTTTACCATTTTTAGTTTTGTACTTGCTTTAGGTTTGGCCTCGGTACTTTTGCCCTTATTCGGTCAATTGTTGGGCAAGAACATTCCTTTTCAATATGCTGGTAATACTTGGCTCCTTTTTGGCATGTTCGGTATGGCCATTTTAACGGGGGGACTTTCCGGTCTTTATCCCGCAGTTTTCCTTTCCCGTGTTTCCCCCGTAAAAGCCTTTAAGGGTAATTTTTTAAAAAATAACGGAAGAAATGCGTGGATTAGAAAAGGTTTGGTAGTAGGGCAATTTACCGCGGCAATTGTTCTGGCTATAGGCAGTTTGATTATCTACCAACAACTACAATTTACGCAAGACAAAAACTTGGGTTATACTAAAGAACATATTGTTCACGTGCCATATTCCACCAATGAGATTGCCAGTAATGAAAATGTAATCCGAAATGAACTGCTTAAGAACCCCAGGATAAAAAAGGTTTCAATGAGCACTCAAATTCCGCTGAATTTTGATAATCAAGGTCCTATTTCTAATTGGGAGGGTAACACAACCAAGGAGTTGCTTGGAGTATACCGAACCTTTGTAGACTATGACTTTGTAGATGTTTTAGGTATGGAAATCGTAGAAGGCAGGGCATTTTCCAAGGATTTTGCAACAGATGAAAATGAGGGATATATTATTAATGAAGCAGCTGCGAAGGCTTTAGGTTGGAAAACATCGGTAGGTAAGGAATTCGATGAGGGTCATGTAATAGGTGTTGTCAAGGATTTTCATATTCAAAAATTTAATCTAGCTATTGAACCTTTATATATGCGATTAAGACCGCAGTGGGCCAAAAATTTTGGTGAGGTAATCATGACCATTGATGTGGAGAATTTTGAAGAAACCAAAAAATATATCACCTCAGTTTTGAATGCCGCAGTTCCTTTAGTGCCTTTTGATGTTAAATTTTTGGATGATACGTATGCCCAACTTTACGATAGTGAAATCAGATTGGGCAGCACATTCAATATTTTTACCGTATTGGCACTTATTATTGCGAGCATGGGTATGTTCGGTTTGGTATCCCATAGTATTTTGCAACGTACCAAGGAAATAGGTATACGAAAAGTTTTGGGTTCTTCCACTGTTGCCATCGTGTCACTCATCTCTAAAGATTATTTAAGGTTAGTGGTCATCGCATTGCTTACTGCGTGTCCAATGGCCTATTATTTTATGAACGATTGGCTTCAAGGTTTCGCTTACCGAATTGAAATAGATTGGTGGGTGTTCCTACTGGTAGGTTTTATGGCATTAATAATCGCCATAGTTACCATCAGTTTTCAAAGTATAAAAGCATCTTTAGCAAACCCCGTAAAAAGCTTAAGGACGGAATAG
- a CDS encoding ABC transporter permease translates to MIKNYIKIAWRNIKGNRLFSLINIIGLSIGLAIVILLFLFISHEQSFDTMFPKKDRIHRVLVETDGDFGYETWAKAPPVVASSLQKEVTNVEKAARMLKHNFGRTASLRVNDQNFTEDRFYWVDKELLSIFDISILKGNKVGALDRPNTVIISEKTARMYFGNDDPVGQVLLVDGSRKLEVTGVYQDFPENSTLDANVMASSNGYWFYENTSWSNSSFETYCLLKKNVSLEATLIQVDKMLDANVPKENQWYSLSLQPLSKVHLYSASFGNTYTSRVGDINEVRNLGYLAVLILLIACMNYMNLTTARSQKRSKEVGISKTLGATSQSLIGRFYMETGLITAISMMLGLFLAIMVLPAFNVLTDQQLKIDLLLNGKFLAVLVIIWAITTFLSGIYPALYLSRFLPKQILSPSLKQGKGNLVVRKGLVVLQFAASASLIVGVLVIYQQSQFIQNKNLGFAPENVMAISVRGLRGIENQNAMAQELKSLTDVTSVAMAQGYPSVDVSGRTLRKNQSEEHGLNIQTNVADAEIIDVLNLKLLAGQKLPAHKSEGDTLVEVVLNKKAIDYLGFSPEEAIGKEVYIGVPNTIVGVVDNFNYESLRQPIGAYAFHNGNSEGKSFMLVRFKTGNISNTLSGLKTAFNKVAPNLDFDYTFLDQNLENLYAREKRAGQISIVFCMLAIFVAALGLFGLAAFTAEQRRKEIGIRKVLGASVASVAQMLSKDFAKLVLIALLCGFPLAYFLMENWLEGFAYRIQIHWWVFIISAIVALGIALLTVSFQSIRAALTNPVKSLRTE, encoded by the coding sequence ATGATTAAAAACTATATCAAAATCGCTTGGAGAAATATTAAGGGCAACAGATTGTTTTCATTGATTAATATTATTGGTCTTTCCATAGGGTTGGCCATTGTTATTTTGTTGTTTTTGTTCATTTCGCATGAACAGAGTTTTGATACTATGTTCCCTAAAAAGGACAGGATTCATAGGGTTTTGGTAGAAACAGATGGTGATTTTGGTTATGAAACTTGGGCCAAGGCACCCCCTGTTGTAGCAAGTAGCTTGCAAAAAGAAGTGACCAATGTGGAAAAAGCGGCCAGAATGTTGAAGCATAATTTTGGTCGTACGGCATCGTTACGTGTTAACGATCAGAATTTTACGGAGGACCGGTTCTATTGGGTAGATAAAGAGTTGTTGTCCATATTTGATATTTCCATATTAAAAGGAAATAAGGTAGGTGCCTTGGATCGGCCAAATACGGTAATCATCTCGGAAAAGACCGCACGCATGTATTTTGGAAACGACGATCCTGTTGGCCAGGTACTACTCGTTGATGGTAGCAGAAAGCTAGAGGTAACAGGGGTGTATCAGGATTTTCCTGAAAACAGTACTTTGGATGCCAATGTAATGGCCTCCAGTAATGGTTATTGGTTTTATGAGAATACGTCTTGGAGCAATTCTAGTTTTGAAACCTATTGCCTTCTAAAGAAAAATGTTTCTCTTGAAGCTACTTTGATTCAAGTGGACAAAATGTTGGATGCCAACGTACCCAAAGAGAACCAATGGTACTCCCTTTCCTTGCAGCCTTTGAGCAAAGTACATTTGTATTCCGCTTCTTTCGGCAATACCTATACATCCCGCGTTGGGGACATCAATGAAGTGAGAAATCTAGGTTATTTGGCTGTACTTATACTATTGATTGCCTGCATGAACTATATGAACCTTACCACAGCACGATCTCAAAAGCGCTCAAAAGAAGTGGGTATCAGTAAAACCCTCGGAGCAACCTCTCAGTCTTTGATAGGTAGGTTCTATATGGAAACCGGATTAATTACAGCCATTTCAATGATGTTGGGTTTGTTTTTGGCAATTATGGTGTTACCTGCCTTTAATGTCTTGACCGACCAACAACTAAAAATCGACCTTTTGCTTAACGGTAAATTTTTAGCTGTTCTCGTTATCATTTGGGCCATAACTACTTTTTTATCGGGAATATACCCAGCGCTTTATTTGTCCCGATTCTTACCAAAACAAATCTTATCCCCTTCCTTAAAACAGGGTAAAGGAAACTTGGTGGTAAGAAAGGGATTGGTGGTATTGCAGTTTGCTGCTTCAGCATCTTTGATTGTGGGCGTTTTGGTTATCTATCAACAATCCCAATTTATTCAAAACAAGAATTTAGGCTTTGCTCCGGAAAACGTAATGGCCATATCTGTAAGGGGATTACGAGGAATAGAGAATCAAAATGCCATGGCGCAAGAACTAAAGAGTTTAACCGATGTTACTTCGGTGGCCATGGCCCAAGGATATCCCAGTGTTGACGTAAGCGGACGTACCTTAAGAAAAAATCAATCGGAAGAACATGGGTTGAATATCCAGACCAATGTGGCAGATGCTGAAATAATTGATGTCTTAAATTTGAAACTTTTGGCCGGACAAAAACTTCCAGCACATAAAAGTGAAGGCGATACACTAGTGGAAGTTGTACTTAACAAAAAAGCTATTGATTATTTAGGATTTTCTCCTGAGGAAGCCATTGGTAAAGAGGTGTATATCGGAGTTCCCAATACCATTGTAGGCGTAGTGGACAATTTTAATTATGAATCGTTGCGCCAACCTATCGGTGCCTATGCATTTCATAATGGCAATAGTGAAGGCAAATCCTTTATGTTGGTGCGGTTTAAAACGGGAAATATTTCCAACACGTTGTCGGGTTTAAAAACAGCTTTTAACAAAGTAGCCCCTAATCTAGATTTTGACTATACCTTCCTAGACCAGAATCTAGAAAACCTTTATGCCCGTGAAAAAAGGGCCGGGCAAATAAGTATAGTATTCTGTATGCTGGCCATTTTCGTGGCCGCCTTGGGCTTGTTCGGTTTGGCCGCATTTACTGCAGAACAGCGAAGAAAAGAAATAGGAATACGCAAGGTTTTGGGCGCTTCGGTTGCCAGTGTAGCGCAAATGTTATCCAAGGATTTTGCAAAATTGGTGCTCATTGCATTACTGTGCGGTTTTCCCTTGGCCTATTTTCTTATGGAAAATTGGTTAGAAGGTTTTGCTTATCGCATACAAATTCATTGGTGGGTATTTATCATATCTGCAATTGTAGCCTTGGGTATAGCCCTGTTAACGGTCAGTTTTCAATCCATTAGGGCTGCACTGACCAACCCCGTAAAAAGCTTACGGACGGAATAA
- a CDS encoding ABC transporter permease produces the protein MFKNYIKIAWRNLWKNKGYSALNIFGLAIGITCASLILLWVEDEVNYDSVFPKQDLVYYVPTNQTFEGEVYTFYSTPGPLAKDLKDEIPEITKSSKTWGGEILLSDGENGINRYGRYVDPDFLDIFSLKFLEGELKGALSSPDGIILTQETAAALFGSDKKVLNRVIKVNDEYSFTVTGVVENLPNNVTFGFNWLLPFERFQLGDEDMSWTEEYGNNFADTFVELAPNSDFKEVDTKVRSMIASKMDSKDDSPNEAFLHSIKDWHLRSDFRGGKSIGGQITFVRLVAFIALIILLIACINFMNLSTARSEKRANEVGVRKVLGSGKKLLISQFMMEALIMAGISALLSVVLVLVLLPSFNTLVEKQIELRLLEPLHLVSLLTITLVSGLLAGWYPALYLSSFRPAQVLKGSGKSQGSATLIRKGLVVTQFAVSIVFIICSIIIYQQIEHVRARDVGYEKENLVNVSVSGDMVNKFYPIREEMIASGTVENVALTNSYMLSSGNNGSGLSWQGGVNTEDVLVRFRYVSPSFFNTVGLEMLEGHGFNDDRAVDSTNVIITQSFAALMGDNSALGKTITRNDTNYNVIGVVKDYLYGDMYGNGKTGPVMFFNNYDFGNAMYIGIRPESSRKEALMAIEKILKEYNPAFPFEYRFENDLFNSRFRNEELVGELSKIFSLLAIIISCLGLLGLAAYTAEQRRKEIGVRKVLGASVSGIVNLLSKDFMRLVFISILIAIPLAWYAMQNWLESFAYRIEINWLVFVIAGVVAITIALLTVSYHAIKSARANPVKSLRTE, from the coding sequence ATGTTTAAAAACTATATCAAAATCGCGTGGCGAAATCTTTGGAAGAATAAAGGCTACAGTGCTCTCAATATTTTTGGCTTGGCCATTGGTATAACCTGTGCAAGTCTAATATTACTTTGGGTAGAAGACGAAGTGAATTATGATAGTGTTTTCCCAAAACAAGATTTGGTATACTACGTACCGACCAATCAAACTTTTGAAGGTGAAGTCTACACATTTTATTCGACGCCAGGGCCTTTAGCAAAGGATTTAAAGGATGAAATACCGGAAATCACCAAATCTTCTAAGACTTGGGGTGGAGAAATTTTACTTTCTGATGGCGAAAATGGAATCAATCGATATGGCAGGTATGTAGACCCTGATTTTTTGGATATTTTCAGTCTTAAGTTTTTAGAGGGAGAATTAAAAGGCGCGTTATCAAGTCCGGATGGAATCATCTTGACCCAAGAAACCGCCGCAGCGCTTTTCGGTTCAGACAAAAAAGTGCTTAACCGTGTTATAAAGGTTAACGATGAATATAGTTTTACGGTTACCGGAGTTGTTGAAAACTTGCCTAATAATGTTACGTTCGGGTTCAACTGGCTACTGCCTTTTGAACGATTCCAACTTGGGGATGAGGATATGTCTTGGACGGAAGAGTATGGTAATAATTTTGCCGACACTTTTGTAGAACTTGCCCCAAATTCAGATTTTAAAGAAGTTGATACTAAAGTAAGGTCAATGATCGCCTCGAAAATGGATAGCAAGGATGACTCACCTAATGAGGCTTTTTTACATTCCATCAAAGATTGGCATTTACGTTCAGATTTTAGAGGAGGTAAGAGTATTGGAGGGCAAATTACCTTTGTTCGCTTAGTAGCATTCATCGCATTGATTATCCTACTCATAGCGTGTATAAATTTTATGAATTTATCTACGGCAAGAAGTGAAAAAAGGGCCAATGAAGTAGGAGTTAGAAAAGTCTTGGGTTCCGGCAAGAAACTATTGATCTCCCAATTTATGATGGAAGCCTTGATTATGGCAGGTATTTCCGCTTTGCTTAGTGTTGTTTTGGTGCTGGTGTTATTACCATCCTTTAACACTTTGGTTGAAAAGCAAATTGAATTAAGGTTGCTTGAACCATTACACCTAGTTTCTCTTTTGACGATTACCTTGGTTTCCGGTCTTTTGGCGGGGTGGTACCCTGCGCTATATCTTTCGTCTTTTAGACCGGCCCAAGTACTTAAGGGAAGTGGTAAAAGTCAAGGTAGCGCAACATTGATTCGAAAGGGGCTTGTGGTCACCCAATTTGCGGTATCTATAGTTTTCATTATTTGCAGTATTATAATCTATCAGCAAATAGAACATGTAAGGGCCCGTGATGTAGGGTATGAAAAAGAGAATTTAGTCAATGTATCCGTTAGCGGTGATATGGTAAATAAATTCTACCCTATAAGGGAAGAAATGATTGCTTCCGGGACCGTTGAGAATGTTGCCCTTACTAATTCTTATATGTTATCCAGTGGCAACAACGGATCGGGTTTGAGCTGGCAAGGAGGGGTAAATACTGAAGATGTTCTTGTGAGGTTCAGATATGTGAGCCCTAGTTTTTTTAATACTGTTGGCCTAGAAATGCTTGAAGGTCATGGTTTTAATGATGACAGGGCGGTGGATAGTACCAATGTAATTATAACGCAATCTTTTGCCGCTCTTATGGGGGATAATAGCGCCCTAGGTAAGACCATCACGCGTAATGATACCAATTATAATGTAATTGGAGTGGTCAAGGATTATCTCTATGGAGATATGTACGGTAATGGAAAGACAGGCCCGGTCATGTTCTTTAATAATTATGATTTTGGCAATGCCATGTACATAGGTATAAGACCTGAATCATCAAGAAAAGAGGCATTGATGGCGATTGAAAAAATACTCAAGGAATACAATCCTGCGTTTCCTTTTGAATATCGTTTTGAAAATGACTTGTTTAATTCCAGGTTCAGAAATGAGGAATTGGTTGGTGAGCTTTCCAAAATATTTTCTCTTTTGGCCATTATTATTTCTTGTCTGGGATTGCTTGGACTTGCTGCCTATACAGCAGAGCAACGTAGAAAGGAAATTGGTGTAAGAAAAGTATTGGGAGCCAGTGTTTCGGGTATTGTCAACCTACTTTCAAAAGATTTTATGAGGTTGGTATTTATCTCCATTTTGATCGCTATTCCATTGGCATGGTATGCGATGCAAAACTGGTTGGAAAGTTTTGCTTATCGCATTGAAATCAATTGGTTGGTATTTGTCATTGCTGGCGTTGTTGCCATCACAATAGCGCTATTAACGGTTAGCTATCATGCGATAAAATCGGCACGAGCCAACCCGGTTAAAAGTTTACGGACGGAGTAG
- a CDS encoding ABC transporter permease: protein MIKNYFKIAWRSLKKRKGFATINILGLALGFGCSILIFLFVQHHLQFDNFHKNSDRIYRFNTEEHRDIVDYEASVPPGFANAFKQDYDYAEIVAKSADRENWLISIENGSEKKQLKANISFAEADFFKIFNYPLIDGTNQAPITEPNTALITEQLAKKLFGDTDPINKDFVLENLETIRITGVLKNLPKTTLNKSQLFVSFETIKNYDEFLASEGWGGINSSLHCYALMRPDQDIALIEEQLKGYVEKFRPNSKNVHHYKVQPLADVHFDERYSGGIDPKTLWIFSLIGFFILIIASINFINISTAQSTNRSKEVGVRKVLGSFKGQLFWQFMAETFIVSLLALLFGALLCSLVLPSFNSMFDIELSVKGLLNIKFLGFISVILVLVTLLAGSYPGLLLSRIAPILALKRKLSQKDTGGYLTRKTLVVTQFVISIVLIIGAIVISKQLKYAINSDLGFEKEGIVMVEIPDDIEPIQLQGLKERIAQNAGVESVTACFASPGAGDNNWGTSVRFNNRPEAEDFNIQAKAGDKNYLNTFNLELVAGRIFYEKDSVDEILVNEDFVRKVGLSKMEDVLNKSVNISNDFIQGKIVGVVADFHDQDFHAHINPIFITPHPRLYTEIAVKINLENTKSALTHLENEWSSSFPDYVFEYSFLDDRVAELYETEQRFLSLIGIFSGMAIFIGCLGIYGLILFFVVQKTKEIGIRKVLGASINSVVQLLTKDFLKLVGIAFLIASPIAYYFMNRWLEGYTYSIEIHWWVFALAGGFALVITFVTVGFQSLKSALANPVKSLRTE from the coding sequence ATGATCAAGAATTATTTTAAAATCGCTTGGAGAAGCTTAAAAAAAAGGAAGGGTTTCGCCACAATCAACATTTTGGGCTTGGCACTTGGTTTTGGCTGCAGTATTTTAATTTTTCTATTTGTTCAACATCATCTACAATTTGATAATTTCCACAAAAATTCGGACCGAATCTATCGGTTCAATACAGAGGAGCATCGGGATATTGTGGATTACGAGGCGTCTGTACCTCCGGGATTTGCAAATGCCTTTAAACAGGATTATGATTACGCCGAAATAGTGGCAAAAAGTGCCGATCGTGAAAATTGGCTCATTTCCATTGAAAATGGTTCCGAAAAAAAACAGCTAAAAGCAAATATATCCTTTGCGGAAGCAGATTTTTTTAAAATATTCAACTACCCATTGATTGATGGTACTAATCAAGCTCCTATTACAGAGCCCAATACCGCTTTGATTACCGAGCAATTGGCAAAAAAATTGTTCGGGGATACAGATCCAATTAATAAAGATTTCGTTCTTGAAAATTTAGAAACGATAAGGATTACTGGTGTGCTCAAGAATCTGCCAAAAACGACCTTGAACAAATCGCAACTCTTTGTCTCCTTCGAAACAATTAAGAACTATGATGAATTTCTCGCATCTGAGGGTTGGGGCGGTATTAATTCCAGTTTACATTGCTATGCGCTAATGCGGCCGGATCAGGACATTGCTTTAATAGAGGAGCAACTTAAAGGCTACGTTGAAAAATTTCGTCCAAATAGCAAGAATGTGCACCATTATAAAGTGCAGCCACTGGCGGATGTTCATTTTGATGAAAGATATAGTGGAGGAATCGACCCCAAAACGCTATGGATATTTTCTTTAATAGGTTTCTTTATTCTCATAATAGCAAGTATCAATTTTATAAATATTTCCACGGCACAATCCACTAATCGCTCAAAGGAAGTTGGGGTTCGTAAGGTTTTGGGAAGTTTCAAGGGACAATTGTTTTGGCAATTTATGGCCGAAACATTTATTGTGAGCCTGCTTGCACTTCTTTTTGGAGCTTTGCTATGCTCTTTGGTTTTGCCTTCCTTTAACTCGATGTTCGATATAGAGCTTTCCGTTAAAGGGCTGTTGAACATTAAATTCCTAGGATTTATTTCGGTTATATTGGTATTGGTTACTCTTTTGGCGGGAAGTTATCCAGGATTACTTCTGTCTAGGATAGCCCCGATTTTGGCTCTAAAAAGGAAATTATCACAAAAGGATACAGGCGGTTATTTGACCAGAAAGACGTTAGTGGTCACACAATTTGTAATAAGTATTGTGCTTATAATCGGGGCCATTGTGATAAGTAAACAATTAAAGTATGCCATCAATTCCGATTTGGGTTTTGAAAAGGAAGGAATTGTTATGGTGGAAATTCCGGATGATATTGAACCTATACAATTACAAGGTTTAAAAGAACGCATAGCGCAAAATGCCGGTGTAGAAAGCGTTACGGCCTGCTTTGCGTCGCCAGGGGCTGGTGATAACAATTGGGGAACTAGTGTCCGGTTCAATAATAGGCCAGAGGCGGAGGATTTTAATATTCAGGCCAAAGCGGGCGACAAAAACTACTTGAATACGTTCAATTTGGAACTGGTCGCCGGACGGATTTTTTATGAAAAAGACTCGGTAGACGAGATTTTAGTAAATGAAGATTTTGTCAGAAAAGTGGGTCTATCCAAAATGGAGGATGTTCTGAATAAATCGGTCAATATTAGCAATGACTTTATCCAAGGAAAAATAGTAGGGGTAGTTGCGGATTTTCATGATCAAGATTTTCATGCCCATATTAATCCTATATTCATTACGCCTCACCCAAGACTATACACCGAAATAGCCGTAAAAATTAATCTAGAAAATACGAAGAGCGCATTGACACATCTTGAAAACGAGTGGAGCTCGTCCTTTCCGGATTATGTATTTGAGTATTCTTTTTTGGATGATCGGGTGGCGGAACTTTATGAGACAGAACAGCGTTTTCTATCTCTCATTGGAATCTTTTCTGGTATGGCCATTTTTATCGGTTGCTTGGGAATCTATGGGCTCATATTGTTCTTCGTAGTACAGAAAACAAAGGAAATAGGCATTAGAAAGGTATTGGGGGCAAGCATTAATTCAGTGGTACAGTTATTAACCAAGGATTTTTTAAAACTTGTGGGGATTGCATTTTTGATTGCATCTCCCATTGCTTACTATTTTATGAATCGATGGCTAGAAGGCTATACCTATAGTATTGAAATACATTGGTGGGTATTTGCCTTGGCAGGGGGCTTTGCCTTGGTCATTACTTTTGTAACAGTGGGATTTCAATCCCTGAAATCGGCGCTTGCCAATCCTGTAAAAAGTCTAAGAACGGAATAA